The region GACTgggtacatgtatttattcTTGCTGGAGTTTCAGCTGCTTTTTGAGCTTGTGTTGTGGGGTCAGCTGATGGCTGATGGTTTGTTTGGTGATCTGCATGAGGTGATGTTGAAGAAGGATGCAAGGCTTGGTGGGATGGTGAAGCCAGATGTGTTGAAGGTCTGTTCGCTCGGTGAAGTGGTTCAGGTCTGAAGGAAGTGTTTAAGGGTGAAACAATTGTAAGTTCTGTGTTGGTGGAGGACCATCTCTTTGTTGCTTGGGCTTTCCTTGCCTCTAGTAGAAATTTTtgccttgtttgttcttcatcttttttctgtttcttttcttccttttctttttccttttgttgcatCTCTCTATCACTCTGTGTTTGATcctttctctttttgttctttttctgttGATCGGCAGAGTCCTTGggattctttctctttttttggaCTTTTGGATCTTGAgtggtttttgttgttttctctttgttcTTTTTAGCCTTCTCTAGTTGCAGTCTTTCCCTCATAAGCTCATTCTTGTCAGCTGTGAGGAGGTTTTGGAAACAGTGATTTTTTTGTATAAAATTAACAAGTAACACATAGTAGTACTTTGCTTACTTTCATATAATTTTTACATGCTGATCGTTAcaaattaaagacatgcttgaGTTTTGATTGCTAGCACTGTATTCGCATGCGCTTTTGCTGATGCAATTCAGTGCAAGCACAAGGATTGCAAACCAAACATACCGTCACTAGTGCGATCACCGAGAGAAccgaaagaacaaaagaacccaGTAAATGCAGCGCATGCACAGTTGCTCGAAACATTGAGACCGATTGCTTTTGCAGAAACCTGCCTATTTCTAACAATTCAGTCATTACAATTTCAAGACATTTGGCGAAAACATAGTTCAGGAACAACGTGAATGATCTATCACCAAAAACCTGAACTTTGACATAGGGAATTTTAATAATACAGAACATGCAATGAAAACGATTTACGGCAAATTACGAAAATCAGctatgtcaaaattttattagAACAGTGTTAACAGGAGGGATTTAACGTCAATTTGTAGTGGGCCAATGTTGAAAAAATCTAACTGGGTTTTTTTAAATGAGTAAAAATCGTTttttaagaacggtgcctaccaattaaagacattttttccccggtgtatgattatgcaggaaatgtagatcttgacagtgttattgaaatccaaaaagaaaattggggataaccacgcatttttcaaagataattgatgaataatatttgtaaaaagctttaaaatacaaagcaatgtatggcgttcgttctcaaattgaagcttattatctctaaaaaatgcatggctacccccgattttctttttgaataccaagactacttactaagatctactttctgcGGATAGTTGCAAActacgcaaaaatatccctgtattagtaagcatcaccgataggaaatgcgcagagcgtatgcgcaataacaatagtaggcactgtccttaagccTTGTTTTAAACCAGCTCCATTGCCATTGCAACAGCACACACCTTagtcaaaatgcgagaataaacCCGTCTGTGGTTAACCTTGACTCTTGCAAAAAATGGGCACCAAAGCATGAAAATATTAATGGTAAGTAATGATGAATTAGGCTGCATTCCTTTGGGATAATTAGCTCATGTATCATGGATGTTGTCTAAGTGTACACGACAAATACTGTTCCCAGGATGAGCAAAACCTGCGGCTTCCTTTAATATTAAGGAGTGAAATAGATCAGATGGCCCTCTTTGGAAAGAGAAGTCTTGACTTGACAAGTCAATCTGTTCCTTATTTGTTAGTCACTTCGTTCCATATCAAAGAGTTACTTCGTTCCAAGGGCAAAACTAAGAAAGTAAACTTCTTATCTTACAAAGTCGAAGTCGTTTCGATACACATTAGAAGCCAATTCGATACAAAACTTCTAGTCAATACTTACAAAAGTAATTTTGGGGGTTAGGTGCATTTTTAATAGCTAACTTTACCTTTGGAACGAAGTGGTTAGAACGAAGTGACCGTAAACCTTGACTTCTGGTCGCACTTATAAGCATAGTAAAATGGAACTTACCTCCTTTCTGTAGCACCTTGGCATCATAAAACTGGCCATTTGGAAGCCAAAGGGCGCTTACAACATCACCAGCTGTAATTTCCTCAGCTTCTTCATCGGGAAAGATGTGCCGAATTTCGTCTTCACCTAACACCCTTAAGTTGCCATCATCCTCGTAGTCTACAAGGTACCAAGTCTCTGTGAAATAGATGTTTACATGTATTAGGTTTCGATTAAGTTCTTACTATGTAAACTAAGaaacgtttttttcaaaaaaaaacgCAAGTTTATTGATTACTAATCGCCACGGTACAACAATACTGCATGCAATACTTTCGTATCCACAACTTTCTCACTTCAACTTACCTTCTCTTAAACGTGCTGGAACGCTTCTTTTTCTTGAATTTCGTTCGGCCATTGTGAGTTGTCTTTTGGAGCTACTACTTTAAGCACAAAAGGTGAAAACTACAAATTCTGATCGAACAGCAAGCTTGCGCATCCACGCTGGAATGTAAAGTCAAAATCGAAAAAGTGCGCTTTCGCATGACGCTTTCGTCGTTACATTATTGGCTGCAATAGCCCACGTGATCTCAAAGAAATTGAGAACGCATGCGTTGTAGGTTCTCCAAAGAGAGGATCCTGGAAGCGAGACCAGTGGTTCacaaacaaacatggcggacgaTGCTACAAAACGACGGGGACGCTATAAGGAATATATGCGTCACCATAATCCGTACAAATTCAAACCAGCACGATTAGCTGCTCGTAGAAGAAGTGGTAGAGTTAACCTCCTTAAAGCTGACAAGAATCCTTGTCCAACTATTTGTCAGAGCGGTTTAAACAACGACCAGGAGTTCGACAATCGTTTAATGTGTGACGACTCTATCTTTTGTTGTGATGTTAATAGTTCTGAATTTAGCGGTGAGCAAATGCAAGACACATCAGAAAAAATATATTCTGAATTAGAGGAGATGCTTGACGTCAGTCTAAGCGAAAGCGAACTCTTGGACTTCACGAATACTCCGTATGAACGTTTTGTCACGGAAGATGATGATGCTTGCTCGCAAACTTTTAGCGACTACGAAGACCACGAGGTCCTTGAATTGGAATCAAAACAATGCGAACCAGAACCCGATTGTGCCCTTTATTCTGGCGCTCCGCTCACAAGCAGCTCGAGTATTGTTCTGTTGTTATCGTTTGTAATGAAGCACAAACTTACACGGGAAGCATTTAATGATTTGCTTTCAGTA is a window of Montipora foliosa isolate CH-2021 chromosome 5, ASM3666993v2, whole genome shotgun sequence DNA encoding:
- the LOC138002378 gene encoding DNA ligase 1-like, translating into MAERNSRKRSVPARLREETWYLVDYEDDGNLRVLGEDEIRHIFPDEEAEEITAGDVVSALWLPNGQFYDAKVLQKGADKNELMRERLQLEKAKKNKEKTTKTTQDPKVQKKRKNPKDSADQQKKNKKRKDQTQSDREMQQKEKEKEEKKQKKDEEQTRQKFLLEARKAQATKRWSSTNTELTIVSPLNTSFRPEPLHRANRPSTHLASPSHQALHPSSTSPHADHQTNHQPSADPTTQAQKAAETPARINTCTQSNRPTTPAHHTDETPTRHTQSMHPTPCTSRQIDETAAIKRTSSKNTSEPRRGLHFQSTLVMTDSSENESDEECDATDLGSSASCCKQQKLENEALRKRLEKLHKRLNIALKAKTVEEVVKNRPMAGILDTSLAVEYKMVEVMEGSGVYWYPHQRAYCSAFKNWPGYINASIDIFFNKQILAASSAMGNEKKSKNGSTHQPLNPLIIQALIGKVCSKFNKDVPTPSQIVQKINMKCVEARRPPRTRKE
- the LOC138002379 gene encoding uncharacterized protein: MADDATKRRGRYKEYMRHHNPYKFKPARLAARRRSGRVNLLKADKNPCPTICQSGLNNDQEFDNRLMCDDSIFCCDVNSSEFSGEQMQDTSEKIYSELEEMLDVSLSESELLDFTNTPYERFVTEDDDACSQTFSDYEDHEVLELESKQCEPEPDCALYSGAPLTSSSSIVLLLSFVMKHKLTREAFNDLLSVIEAHCPRPNNCKTSVKTLLEFVSHAKEDIQKHYFCGYCKAYFGKGTGNCKICGRSISNADGFFIEVPIEKQLQTFFTDPEFVQGLRYRFQRVKRDDENIEDVYDGAVYQRKFGPGRTKAQH